In one window of Betaproteobacteria bacterium DNA:
- a CDS encoding FMN-binding glutamate synthase family protein translates to TQDEVLEQRLEPAVGAKHVRNYLKTLNMELTTIARACGKQNVHHLEREDLVALTVEAAAMARVPLAGTDWIPGWEGQ, encoded by the coding sequence CACCCAGGACGAGGTTCTCGAGCAGCGGCTGGAGCCGGCCGTCGGCGCGAAGCACGTCAGGAACTACCTGAAGACGCTCAACATGGAACTCACCACCATCGCGCGCGCGTGCGGCAAGCAGAACGTGCATCACCTGGAGCGCGAGGACCTCGTCGCGCTGACGGTCGAAGCCGCGGCCATGGCGCGGGTGCCGCTTGCAGGCACGGACTGGATTCCGGGGTGGGAGGGGCAGTGA